TATGGATCCGCTTTTCTACGCTATCTCATGCCTATCTCAGGCTCCCCACTGGAATTGATCTTCTCTGTGCAGTATGGTGTTGTCACTCCCATGCTGAATCTTTTTGTCTACAGCCTGAAGAACAAGGAGATGAAGGCATCTGTGAGAAACACTGAGAAAGTACTTTCCATGTTACTGGTAGAAGATATGATACTAGGCAGACATTATGGGACTTGACATTAGGAAAACGTCCTAGGTCTACATAATGTCAGATGTTGGAAGATAAATTAACAGTCCTTAAGACATGAATCCAGAGGTGTTGTAAAGGTGTCAGCTTAGTacaaataaagggaaaacaaTGGGATAAATTACTAtctcaatttagaaaatatggaaatggaAGTGTTGATTCTCAATACTCCTCAAATATTCACTTTGATCTTCTTATTaagcaaaatatttgcaacttaaATCATTTTTTGTAATTGAGTTTAGGGAATTCCATGAAAGCCATAACTTCAATATTAAATAAAGGTTCTGGACagttgaataaaaacaaagatagacTTCAGGTTATGGAAGGAGAATAATGAAATTCTACTGAGTGGCCCTTGGATATAGGCAAAATGAACTGAAATTGCTGAAGAAATTGCTTTTGTATATTTGGGCAGAGAACAAACTCAGATAAACTTTCCAAAAACTCTATTGTTTCTTGCTACAAAACCCTTAAATATGCACATTCATAGATGTAGAAATTTTTAGATACAGGAGTGAATGAAtgttatcaaataattttttaaaaaactttaaaatcaatcTATAGATTAACAAAGAGAGCAAACATTCTAAAATATGGACTTAATTGTTCCAAATATGCTTGAATCATGTTACATTTGTTACTTATTTAATTGACAAGTAAGAGTAACGAAAAAATTATGCCGGGACAGTCTAGTTTGACTAAAACCTATAGCtcattgtaaataaataaaagaaaattttgatttatGTAACGGTTTATTTATGCTTAAGATTAcaataaactttttaaacaagTGCTTCACTAAATACTCCCAAATTTGGAGCACTCAAACTCTAATAAAGTTTCATTTAGAAATCTAAATGTATTCATAAAGAAATTGATTTGAATAAATAGGTTAGACAATTAACTGTGCTTGTTAActttttttatgtcttcatttaACCAACAAATCACTTTACACAGCAAATTTAGCTGGATTTGATTTTGCCTGAGAAGTTCCAGAGAGAAGACATATCCCTTAGAGTATAAATTGAAAACTATTCCTTTCCTGCTTGGGGAGAGGGCAAATGCCCTTTTGGCCACTCTCTCTACTTTTAATTCCCACTAGACTCATAAGAGTTTATAATTAATGATTATAGGTCATCGCATCATTCAGACATTTCAAAGGCCACACCTAAGTGCTTCTTGTTGGTCCTTGTAAAATTCAATATTGAAAACTAAATCCGACTTTAGGTTGTGACTATAAAATATAAACGCTATTGACCTCACTatcccctgggctgccaagggcCAGATATCAAACCAAACAGCTGCCTAAGCGTAGCTGATTTGTGGACTGGTTAAACCCAAACAATAATATGTGTCACTGAGACATGATAATAGAAACACAAAAAAACTAAAGTATTTAAGACTCTTCTGAGAAAGAACTGCCCTATGGCTGTATAAATTTTTTAGTGTAGAATTCAGTAAAACATTTTATCATCAATAGGATTTTATAAACTCTACCATGATACAAGACTCAAGAAGCCACTCTCTCCAGGTCATCTTCCTTCTTCATAGATGAATCTAAATCAAAATCTTACAGTCAAACTGGAGACTGGATTGCCTTATTGGACAGGAGATACAGGTAAAGTGTGTTTGGGGTGTGGGAAGGATTTTGAGGCTGGGTTTGTGGATAAGGGACTAATAAATAAGGAATCAGAACTACTGCTTGACTGGGCTTTAGGCTTACTGGGAATGCCCAGGACTAGGAAATTGACAGCCACCAAAATGGGTCCTGTGGGTGACCCAAGGTCAGACTTTAGGGTGTATCGCAAAGCTGGAAGTCGTGGGTAAATAGTATTTCAGGAAATTACGCAATGTTGTAATCCAGACCTGAAGACTTATGAAAAACAGAGTTGAGGGACATGAATACAAGCTGGTCATGCAAGATAAATTTGCATATGAAGACTGAGAGCAATGTCTCAGGATGAAAGCCAGAAAACTAATCTAAAATCTGTATGACAGAGGAATACATATAAAGGAGTGAATGCTCTATTCCTGTTTGAAACAGTCCTCTGAGGATGAATAGAGAAAAGTTAGTGAGTGGAACCTTAGTGGGGCAGAGATTAGCAGCAGTAGGTGTTTCTAACAGAAGCTAGGAGCTCtgagtgaaattctcactgtccTACAGGATGACATTCCAAACTTGTTTCCTATACTGTCTGGGAGCATGGTCCAGAATGTGTAGTACTGGGCAGAGTCCTCTCTCTGGTTGCTGCTACAGCCAGGATACCCATTCAAGTATTTCCTGGTATGAAACCTTTCAAGCATCCCCCTTGCTTACTTTTCTCCAGATTCTGGCCTGTTCCAGGGTTCACATTCATCCTAGTGATACCCATCAGAGCAGGCCCAGGGGTCTACACGGAGTCCCAATCACTTTCTCTCCCCTGAGTCATCTCTGCAGGCTTGCTGTTCTACTTATTACAGCAATTACACACCTTCCATTCTTAGTGAAAGCACTCATAGTATTAGGAAAGTAGAGACAGGCTCCACTCTCTCTCAAATAATTCTAAACTTCCAATTTGCCTTCCAGCTTGGGTCATGAGCAGAAGAGAACAGCTATCGGGCGTGATTTCAATATGATTTTCTTGCACCTCCTGGTAAAGGCATATAATGTgacaacagcaacagcagcatcagcagcagcaAGTTAATCTTCAAAGTGCTTCAACCTATATGAGAATTTAAGTGACTTTTACCTATAGTTACAatctaaagaaagaataataataataatactagtaATAATAGATAGGAGTAGGTACTTGTGAAGAACTCATATCTCATTAtctcatatttttctaaaaattttccatGATACTGTTATTATCTGCATTTATACATAAGGAAATCAAGGCAAAGACATTCATGTATCTCGTACAAAGTGACATAGCTAACTATTGCTAGAGCTGGGATACGAATCTAGTCTGACACAGGAGCCTACATGTTCAACCACTGATTTTTGATGCCCACTTATCCCCTACACATCAGCTTACCAGAACTACTCATGTTTCACCAAACATGGCTTGATTTTTCTCAGTTCTGAGCCTCTGAACACATTGTTCATACAAACTAAATAGCTGTCAGAAACATATTTCCAAGAGTAATTATATGCTTTCTTAAAAATCTTGTCAATTTCAATCCAGGTAGTGTCATTATTGACTCTTACTAAATCACAATTTGAGCTCCCATTGCCTTAATTGCAgttatattttgtctttatatCCATTTCTTCAATGGAAAATATTAAGCTCAGGGATTATATCTTAATCATCTCTTTATGTTAAGTGGTTGACACAAAAACTAGGTCATAATAGAAAGCAAAAGTGTTTACTAAGCAACAGTGATATTAAAAGAGAATCAATGCAATGAGAAAATTCCTTCAAAGATAATAGACCTTTTGCTCCCATGtctttttacattatttctaGAGAGAGGCCTTTGTAAATGGCCTTGGGGAACCACAGCAACATCACAGAGTTTATTCTCATTGGACTGTCTGACAACCCCAATGTCAAGGCTCTGCTCTTTGTGATCTTCCTGGAGATTTACATTCTGACCATAATGGGGAATGTGATGATGCTGTTGGTGATCAGGGCTgattcccacctccacacccccatgtacttcttcctgagTCACCTCTCTTTTGTTGATATCTCTTTCTCTTCAGTCACTGTGCCCAAGATGCTGGAGAACCTTCTGTCTCAAAGGAAAACTGTATCAGTAGAGGGTTGCTTGGCTCAGgtcttctttgtgtgtgttgcTGCAGGGACTGAAGCCTGTCTGCTCTCAGTCATGGCCTATGACCGTTATGCTGCCATCTGCCACCCTCTGCTCTATGGACAGATCATGAGTAAACAGCTGTATATGCAGCTTGTGTGGGGATCATGGGGACTTGGCTTTCTGGATGCACTCATCAACATCTGCTTAGCTACAAACATGGTCTTCTGTGAGGCCAAAATCATCCCCCACTACAGCTGTGaaatgccctctctcctccctttgtcCTGCTCTGATACCTCCAGAAACCTGATTGTCTTGCTCTGCTCCACTCTTCTGCATGGGCTGGGAACCTTCCTTTTGGTCTTCTTATCCTATGCCCGCATTATTGCCACCATCCTGAGCATCAGCTCCAACTCAGGCAGAAGCAAgaccttctccacctgctcctcccacctcactgcAGTGACACTTTACTATGGCTCAGGGTTTCTCCGCTATCTCATGCCAAATTCAGGTTCCAGCATGGAGTTGATCTTCTCTGTGCAATATAATGTAGTCACTCCCATGCTGAATCCTCTCATCTACAGCCTGAAGAACAAGGAAGTAAAGGCAGCTCTGAAAAGAACTTTGGAAAAGTATGTACAACATATCAGGTcctgaaataaaaacagagcaTCATAGGGAATTGAATAAAACTGCATTCAAAAGGACATTAGGTGAGTTTACATCAAGAAGGACGACTCCTGACTACCTAAATGTCACATGCTGCAAACTAAATTAAAAGTGCATCATAGAATGGGATGGAGTTATTATAAGAAGGATAGTTCACTTTCATTCCTTCTAAAGGCAaagcaaatgattaaaaataataatctagaaAGTTTTGTTATGAACATACTGgctccttttttctcattctaaaacaTTCACCTTAGCCTTTGCATTCAGTAAAGTCATTACTATCATGAatctatcattattttttattgactttGGGGAATACACTGAAAGCCATACATTTGATAAGAATGTAGGGTCCTGGATATATAAGAGTGAAAAGTCATAGATAAGGGTAGATgaggagaaagataaagaattCCAACTGGGTGGCTATAGAACATTGGTATGAAAATCTAAAAGTTCTGCAGAGAGACAATGAACATATTGAGAGAGAGCTCAGACTCATAAAATTTCCAAGAACTTTTCTGTATGTGCACTGTGGTGGCCAGATCTCCAGTGTGAAAGGCTGCAAGGAGGCTCTGTGGCTCTAGAAACTTCGTTTCTCTCACAGTCTTCATGAAGATTTGTAATTTCTCCAATTAGCTGGTCTCATCAATGTTCTTTTCCTTGTAGAGTGCAGGTTATGTGTCCTAGACAAATAATCTGGTTTTGATCTCATCACGAACAAATCCTAAAATCATCTTCGTCTTTCATCTTTCAGCTGTCAAACAACTGGTCAGTGTTTAGTGGCTGCTGATTTGCTGATTTTAAGGCACTGCAGCACTCTTGCATAATTCATTTTTAGCTATAAAACATAAATCCATTCTCACAGTGCTTCTGAtctgtttaatatatattttacagttGTCTAGTTCACTGTATTTCAGTGAAAAGGGGCAAAACCTAAGTACAAGTGATTGAATTTACTTAATATTAACTTGCACTTTTCTCAAGCTTCTTTCAGAAACTCACTTTATTCCAATTGTCAGTTATAAAGACTTTTCATCCTCATCTGCCCATTGATAACTCAAAATTGGAGCCTCTTCCCAATTGATACTCCAGAAAACTTTAAATACATTATCCCCCTCCACAGACAACAGGATATTCAAGGactttcttggtttctttgacCTAAGTTTCAACACCAGCAACCCTCTAAGGTCAAGCTTCCTATGGCGAAGGGGAGCATAAGGAACTACACCTTGGGATGATGGCTGCTTATAGTCAGTGCACAGATGCCACCAGATGACAGTGATTGAGAGAAAGATACGAACAGACTTAGTCAAATTCCCTAAGTATAAGTCAAAGACATGAAATCATAACTGTGTGAAGACTTCCCTATAAATCAAGAGGCTCAGCAGTGTTCTCTTCGTTGGAGGAGGAATACCCTTGAACTTCGATGCCCACAATAGAACCCCACTGCTTACTATAGCGACTGATCAGTGAAAGGATCCTGTCTAGGCCTTAGAGAAGCTCTTTGTACCATTCTCCCAAGGATTTTTCTgcccttctggcctcca
This DNA window, taken from Equus przewalskii isolate Varuska chromosome 5, EquPr2, whole genome shotgun sequence, encodes the following:
- the LOC103546809 gene encoding olfactory receptor 8S1-like, with product MALGNHSNITEFILIGLSDNPNVKALLFVIFLEIYILTIMGNVMMLLVIRADSHLHTPMYFFLSHLSFVDISFSSVTVPKMLENLLSQRKTVSVEGCLAQVFFVCVAAGTEACLLSVMAYDRYAAICHPLLYGQIMSKQLYMQLVWGSWGLGFLDALINICLATNMVFCEAKIIPHYSCEMPSLLPLSCSDTSRNLIVLLCSTLLHGLGTFLLVFLSYARIIATILSISSNSGRSKTFSTCSSHLTAVTLYYGSGFLRYLMPNSGSSMELIFSVQYNVVTPMLNPLIYSLKNKEVKAALKRTLEKYVQHIRS